The DNA window ACCTACCATGTATATTAAATATactataattattattttcttttgcatttataCAATTTACCTAACtaatcttatattttaaaaaatctaGTGTCTGAAATATCtattatgtatatatacatactaataattattatcatttcttgaatttatataatttttcctaattaattttacatttttaaaaatctAACACTTGAAATATAGTGCCCGATGACACTTGTTAGACATACCTActtacctttttatttttcttttgacaaAGACGGgcccactttttttttcttttttttttttaaaaaaaaaacacacctACAAGTGCAACAtttagcccaaaaaaaaaaggtaaagtATTTATATTCCAAACCCTTGGATATAAAATTTTAAGTAGGCAATTTAATAGTGGAGTAAGATAAGCACAAGTAACATAACTGACAAAGTAATTATTAGAGATAATGCTACAGTAATACAAATAATTGAAAGAATAATATCTCCAAAAAATGCAAGGATAATGTGGGatataaacaaaaaaatgcaaGGATATGCTTGTTTACCAAAAATAGCTATGCATTAGTGCGAAATTTACAGCCTTTGATTTAGACCAAAGTCCATGATTGTTCTCATTCCGTCCATCCTTTGCTCCTTTTGTTACAGTTGTGGAAggtgagagaaaaagaaagaggcaGACAGATTAAAGGATCAGCCCCGACATGATTATGTACATACAAATATAGTGGACTACTCCCAAATAAGCTAAATAAAAGAGCTCAAGAATCTTCTCTTTCCTACTCTGCAAATTAAAAAAACTCAACCTCATCCCATCTTCATAGCATAATATTGCTACTGGTATTAGGCTATCAGCATTCCCCTCCTTTCCTCTTCGAGTTTttacatttgttttcttttagaTTGGTCCTTGGTCACTTTCAATACCTCACCTTTTCATTACTTTTCCTGAATCTTTCTTGTGGGTGTTACATATCTGAAGTTGCGCTAAGAtttcttgaaaataattttgatgTCTATGCCCTTTGAGGAACATGATTACATAGGCTTGTCAGAGGTTCCTGCAATGGAAAACTCTGAAAAGAATAATGGTCTTCCCTTGGGAGATAATGAGAAGAAAAATACCGCTAAAGTTTTGAACTTGAAGGCCACTGAGCTGAGATTAGGCTTACCTGGTTCAGAGTCACCCGAGAGAGAAACAGGACATGGTGGAGAAGATAAGAACGGGTATCAACTTGGCGTACTTAAGGGTTTTGTTTCAGGGGCCAAAAGGGGCTTTTCTGACACCATTAACGGTGGTTCTGGCAAGTGGGTTTATTCTGGGAGTGGTGGATCTGAGGTGAACTTGGCTAATGGTGGTGGCTTGTTCTCTCCCAGGGGTGCTAATGGCGCTGCCAAGAGTATTGGTGCTGGTGGAGTTGAGAGCGGAAGTCAGCAAACTTTTGTGGGTTCTGGGGTTGGAAAAGAAACTGTCCCTCAGTCACCTAAGCCAGTTCAGGAGAAGAAGCCTCAGGTTTCTGCTGCTAATGGCCATGCTGCAGCCCCTGCCGCTAAGTAAAATTTTCTCCTTTCCTCTGTTGTTTGACATTAAAACTAGCATGCTTCCTTAATTCTTTGAGAGTAAGAGTAGCAGCATGATTGTAGAGTTAGTTGTTTTGGTCCTCTGGGCACCGTTGCCGTTCATGTCTCCTTTGttgatttttgaccttgttaatAAGCAGTTATTACtccattcaattttgtttttcttcttaacTAGCTGATACAAGATAATTCTTTGGTTGTTGTGACTTGGGGTTTAAAGATCTCTTTGCTCTCCGTGTGCTTATATTTTGAAAGACTAGGAGATAAGAATTTGTCGAGATGTCTATACCTTCCATTTTGGAGAAGTTTTAtctttttcaaaacttttttcttcttgtatttttggtTCACTATAGTAACGTAGGTGAAttagaagaaaattgaaaacctAACGCCTGGAACTAAAGTTTTTCTTCTTATGTTTGTGTGTGTCAGAGCGCAGGTGGTTGGATGGCCTCCAATCGGATCTTTCCGAAAGAAAATGGCTATTAATCCTCCCAAGACCGATGAAGATGCTGATGCTAAGTTGGGAACTGGTTGTCTTTATGTCAAGGTAAGTATGGATGGTGCCCCCTACCTGAGGAAAGTTGACATCAAGATCTACAGCAGCTATAAGGATCTATCCTCAGCACTGGAAAAGATGTTCAGCTGTTTTACAATCGGTAACCCTTCGTACAATGTTTTCATCTGCTTGATAATTTACCAATTCAACCTTTTTATGATCTAGGACATTTTCATCATGGACTTAATCAAGAAAAAAGTTTTCTGTTGTCATCAGCAGCTTCTCAAATCAGATTATATATCAAGTGCAAATATTGGCTTTGTAGGATATTCATCATACCGTATTTTTTGGTAATTTATCAACCAAATCTAAGATAAATTAGGGGAACAGCTTGACTTATTATTGAAATACTATGTAGTAGATCTACTTGTTTGATGATACTTGATTCACAGGAAAATCTCGCTCAGCGAAGAAGGACCTTAGCaagtggggggggggggtggagGGAAGATCAGACTGAAAGGCCCACATATAATAAATAAGAATTAGCATAGTGCTCACTAGCTAACAACGGAAGTAGCATATTGACAATTAATTTACGTGTTAATGAGCTTGAAACCTACTACCTCCTAGTTCTAAGGCGTGGTTGCTCTTTCATTGTGTGATTTCACTTTACATGAATCTAGCTTACATCTGTGTATTTCAGGTCAATGTGGCTCCCATGGGGTTCATATCCGTGATGGAATGAGTGAAAGTCGATTAATGGATCTTCTACATGGTTCTGAATATGTACTGACATATGAAGACAAAGATGGTGACTGGATGCTTGTTGGTGATGTACCTTGGGAGTAAGTGTTTCTGATTTTATCCAGGATCAGTGTTTGACTGTCCAAACACTGTATTAAAGGGAGTCCTTTGCATTCCAGCGTCAATGATAAACTAATGAATTTAGCTCTAGAGTTTTGTAAGCGAAATCAATTATGCCAGACCTGGGTTCTCGGTACACAAATTTAAATGGCTATCCTGTGATTTGAAGTCATAATATCTTTGGATTTTTCCTCATTTGATGATTTCTTGATATTTAATCTCTATGCTTCCAAACCCTGTAAACGACTGAAAAAAATAGAGTAGAGGCACTGCTTTCATAAAGGATGCGTTCCTTACCTGTTTTCTGGTGGTTGCAGAATGTTTATGGACTCATGCAAGAGGTTGAGGATCATGAAGAGTTCTGATGCAATCGGTTTAGGTAAAGAGAATAAACAAAATTAACCACATTCTTTAATTCTTGCTGCTCCACCATCCAGCTTTTGTACCTTGTAAAGCAGCTGTAGCTTCGTATCATATTCCTTTGATCACAATCATTAGCAGATGCACGCTTCAGCTTAAAAGCATTTGAAAAGCAGATGCATATTGATTTTGAGATGGGCTTTCACTTTTGAGGCAAATCTTTTGAGGACATAAAGAAATGTTCACCTCGATTGAGCATTC is part of the Coffea eugenioides isolate CCC68of chromosome 6, Ceug_1.0, whole genome shotgun sequence genome and encodes:
- the LOC113775296 gene encoding auxin-responsive protein IAA27, yielding MSMPFEEHDYIGLSEVPAMENSEKNNGLPLGDNEKKNTAKVLNLKATELRLGLPGSESPERETGHGGEDKNGYQLGVLKGFVSGAKRGFSDTINGGSGKWVYSGSGGSEVNLANGGGLFSPRGANGAAKSIGAGGVESGSQQTFVGSGVGKETVPQSPKPVQEKKPQVSAANGHAAAPAAKAQVVGWPPIGSFRKKMAINPPKTDEDADAKLGTGCLYVKVSMDGAPYLRKVDIKIYSSYKDLSSALEKMFSCFTIGQCGSHGVHIRDGMSESRLMDLLHGSEYVLTYEDKDGDWMLVGDVPWEMFMDSCKRLRIMKSSDAIGLAPRAMEKCKNRN